Part of the Numenius arquata chromosome 5, bNumArq3.hap1.1, whole genome shotgun sequence genome is shown below.
taagaaccctttccatgtaaaaacgtttcctaatctccaatctgaacctcccctggcgcaatttgaggccctttcctcttgtcccatcgcctgttccttgggagaagagaccgaccccccctggctacaccctcctttcagggagttggagagagcgagaaggtctcccctcagcctccttttctccaggctgaacccccccagctccctcagccgctcctcacaagactggttctccagacccctcaccagctccattgcccttctctggatgcgctccagcccctcaatgtcttttctgtgggAAGGGTCCCTCCACCTCTGTGACCAGCGATGGGCACAAACACTGGTGGTGGCCGGAGGAGCCCTGCTGGCTCTTCCCGCGGCCGGGAGCCGAGGGATAACCCACGCTGCTCCCCGGGACTCGGCACATGGTTGCCGGCGACGCACCTCTCGCTGTGGAGCTCCTCTCcaggaggaagggctgagggagccgggcagcccggagcagagaaggctcaggaggacgTCACCCACGGTGatggtggcagaggctggagccAAGCCCTCCCCCGCGGTGCACAGCCTCAGCCACCGGGGGTTCCCTCTGAACGTCACTCTGGGGGTGACCAAGCACCTGGAGATGCTCAGAATCTTCCAGGACACGGCCCTGGGCCCGAGGTGGCCCCGCCGGAGCAGGGCTTGGAGCAGGTGACCTCCAGCGGCCTCTTCCCGCCGCAGCCCGGGGGTGGCCGAGGCGGGCTCCTGGGGATGTGTGTGGGGGGAACAAGTCGGCTTGTTCCGCGGGGCTCCGCGGTCCCCAAAACGGGGTGGGACCGTCACAGGAGGGCGGCAaccccccccgcccggcgccgccccgCGCCACGCCCCCCGCCTGACGTCACAGCGCCGCGCCCAATCCCTCTGCgaggccccgccgcggccccgcccccaCCGCCGCCGAGCCCACACGAGGCTCCGCCCCCGATggaggccccgccccctgcggcTCAGGCCCCGCCCCTCGGCGCGCCGGGCGGACCCGCTGCCGCGGCGGCCACTCGccccgggctgggctggccccGGTGGCCCGGGCCGCGCCACGCCACGCCgcacccgccgccccccgccccgcgcagCCGGTGAGTGCGGGGACGGGGGGCGAGGGCGGGGACGGGGCGCGGCGGGGGAGGCCGCTCCGGGcgcgggctgcggcgggggccgCCTCCGCCATGGCCGGCGCCGCGTCCCGGGGCTCGGGgcgcccggcgggggcggggggcggcgggagggacgGGCTCCGCCGGCCGACGCCGGCCCCGGCCGGGGGCGCTCCGCACGGCGCCGCCGGGCCCCCTCTCccccgggccccggccccggcccgcccgccccggccccgggcccggccccgccgccctcggCCCCCGGCGGAGCGAATCGTGCCCtcggccccggggccgggcgggggagcggcggcccTGCCTCATTGTGCGGGGTTTGCTTTGTGAAAACCCCCCTTTGTCGTGATTTATCGGCGGGGGGGTGCCCGCGGTGGCTTTATTTTTGGAGCGTGGCTGAACCCCCGTGTGGTCGCGGCAGCGTCCGTTGGTCCCCGGGGGGATCCCGGGCCGGTTCGGGTGGGAAACGGCCTTAAAGGCCGCCcggtgccccccctgccctgggcagggacacccccccccgcaccggAGCGGCTCGCTCCGAGCCCCGTCCGAGCCGGCCGCGATCCGGAGGGAGACCCTTCTCCCGTCGGGTTTTGCCACCGCGTCTCCGTtccgcccccccccggctctcagGGCTCCGTGGGCACCGGGAGCGGGACGGGCTCTTCCCGGCCGGtctccccggcccccccccggcccggtaCCCCCCGGGCTCCCGAGGTCTGGGAGGGGGGTCCCCATCGGGGACGGGGCAACCGGAGGAGAAGAGTCATCTCCGGTGGCGGGGCCGGTGCGgggccgcaggggccggagcccGTGGCCGGGTGCGTTTTGCCGGGGGGGGGTCTCCGGCTCCCCGCTGCGGAAACCTTCCCCGGGCCGCGGGCAGCGAGAGCCCGGCCTCGGGCACGGCAGCTCGGCAGCGCCCCGCGGGGTTTGTGGCGTTTGCTTTCTCCAGCCTCAGCTCTGGGGAAGAACCGTCGTCGTTTGGGTTCTCCTCTCCCCGCCATCAGTGCGGGGTCAGACGTAACGCCCCCCGCCCTGCTTCTGGGGTGATCTGCTGGGGGCGGGTCACGGCGGGGGGGTTTAATGCCCTTCTCCTCGCTGCCCAGACGGTTTTAGGCCCGAGTGAAATCTCCTACCGACAAATCCAAACGGGTCTGGGAAAGGGCTTTCTCCCCGGACACGTGCCGGCTGCACGGGCTGCGTCCCGGCTTGGCTCCGTCCAAAGGCTCCCTGCGGCTCGGCGCTGGGTCCGGGGGCGGCAGCGGGGTTTGGGGGGTGCCGGTGCCTGTCCCCCCGGAGCAAGCCTGGGGTTTCCCCGCTCGAGGGCGTCCGGTCCCCGAGCCCCGTCAGTGGGCGCAAAGGCCGCCGTGTCCTcacctctctcccctttccctttgctttagCTCAGCCGCCAGGATGCTCCGCTCTCCGCGGCCGGGAGAGGACTGCGCCCCCAAAGTCGTCGTTCCCAGTTGATGCAGCCGAAGGGCCCGGCCGCCATGGAGAGGGGCTGCCCGGAGGAGcctgcccgcggcggggggcaGTCGGTGGCCTGCGGGCAGCGGGAGGGAAGCGACCGGCGGCGGGAGGAGAGCGGGGACCAGCTGCCCGAGGGGGGCGATGGCTCCGGGGCGGCCGCGGAGCCGCCGCAGCCTCAGCCGCCCCCCGGGAAGCTGAAGAAAACGGCTTTGAGACTGTTTGGGGGGAAGAGGAGCATCTGCACGCTGCCCAGTTTCTTTGGGGGCCGGAGCAAAGGGCAGGGGAAAGCGGCCTCTAAGAAGGGCCTCGGTAAATGCCGGACCCACGAGGGGCTCAGCGGGGCTGCCTGCGACCAGGGCGACGGGGCGCCGCCGGAAAACCcctgggaggggagcggggacTCGCACCCCTGCCCTTTGCCGAGCTCCCAAAGCGCTCCCTCGGCCGTAGCCGCCGGCGCCAGGCTTGATTCGGGCCGGCGGGACGGCTCTCCCCCCGGGGGGGCGGAGGGCTGTGAGAAGAAGCCCGGCGGCGAGAAGTCCTCCTTGCCCAGAGCCAAGAAGGGGCTGAAGGGGTTTCTGAACAGCATCCGGCGTCACCGGAAGAGCAAGGCTGCCGAGAGCGAGCCGGCAGAGCTCCCCGAGTGGAGCGGGGATGCGGAGGAGGCCGGCAAAGCCGCTGGTGCGGGAGCGGAGAGCCGAGGGGCTGCGCGGGGAAGGGGACCGGGACCCGTCCCTGCTGCCGTGCCCGCCCCGGGGGACTCGGGGGGTGACAGCTCAGCGGCCACGGGCACCGGCTGCGGTGAGGCTGCCCGGGCCGGCCGTCCCACGGCCGGTGACGGCAGCTCTGAGGGTgacgcagcggcggcggcgccgggggagAGGGACGTCGTGGACACGAAGTCAGAGGCCGAGGCTGTTGCCTGCGCGGAGTTTGACCCCGAGAACCTGCTGCTGGCCTTTCATCCGGACTTGGTGGACACCGACCCTCCCTGCCTGCGCTCCGGGGACCTGCTGAGCCTCATCCTGGGGGACGTCACCTCCCTGAAGAGCTTCGACTCCCTGACGGGGTGCGGGGACGACATCGCGGAGCCCGACATGGCGGAGAGCAGCATCTCTGTGGAGCGCAGCAGGGACGCCGCGAAGCGGAGCTCCTGCCTGGTGACCTACCAGGGCGGTGGGGAGGAGATGGCCGTGCCGGAGGAGGCGGAGGAGTTCCTCCCCCAGATCTGGGAGGGCGACGGGGACGGGGGCTACGGAGCCCAGGTGTCGAGCAGCAGTTTGGAGACGCACGCCTCGCAGGAGGCGGACGGCCACCCCTACGCGGGGGACGCGCTGGACGGCGTTGACCTCCCGACGCCCCAGAGCGAGCGGCAAGAGTCCGCCCCGAACAGCGACGAGGGCTATTACGACTCCACCACGCCGGGGCCGGAGGACGAAggcggggaggggctgggggagctgaagAAGGAGCGTCTTCCGCGAGACAGCTACAGCGGGGACGCGCTTTATGAGTTTGACGCGCTGCTGAGTCCCTCTCTCGGGGAGGAATCCCTGTTTGAGAGCAAAGTCTCCCGCCCGGGCATCTTCAGCTACTTCTTGGACTTCTGCCTCCCTGCGGAGAGGAGCCTGGTCCAGGTGCTGGGTGAGAAGCGGGGGCTGATGGAAACGGAAGAAGAGCGGCTGGCGGCCATTCAGAAAGAGCTGCTCTActgggagctgcagagggaaCCGCTCCCGAAGCGCCGCGACGTTCCCAGCGAGGAGAAGCGTCCGCGGGAACAGCCCTGCCTCGGATGCAAAAGCAGAGCGGCCGGCTCCGGCGGCAAGAGCGCGAGTGGCCTCGGTAGCCAGCCGGTGGGCTCGCCCGGCCCGAAGAGGGGTGTGACGGGTGGGCTGTCGGGGGCCAGAGCTGAGACTCCGGAGCGGAGGGATTTTCCGGGGACTGCGTGCCCAGAGAACTGTTACGGCAGCCGGAAAGCCCAGGGCGGTTGCCTTATTCCGCCCGGGAAGAGCAACGCGGGGCTGGACTCGGACGCGGAGGGTGGGCCGTGCGGGGGCTCCGCGCAGGGCGGCGCAGCCCCGGGCAGAGCAGGGCCGTTCCCCGGCTACGGGCTCCCGGAGCCGGagcgcggcggcggagcggagAGCGGCAGCGGCGAGCCCCCGGTGGGCAGCGAGCCCGAGCCCGAGCAGGCCGTGAGCTTCTCGCAGGCGCTGGTGGAGTTCGCCAGCAGCGGGaccctcttctccagcctctcgGAAAGCCTGGGGAGCTCCGGCTCGGGCTCGTCCTTCACCCAGAACCTCCCCGCCCTCCCCACCATGGTCACCTTCGACATCGTGGACGTGGagcgggagggagaaggggagtgcGAGCGGCACCCCGAGCTGAACGGGGGCGAGGACATCACCGAGGCCTTGGAGGAGGGCTACGGGCGGAAGGAGTCGCTGGCCGACTGCGAGGAGAGGCTGTCCCCGGGGTCCCCGGCGGGCTCCTTCCCGAGCGGCGAGTGGGGCGTTGCCAGCCTGCCCCGCCGCCTGCGCCTCCACGGGCCGAGCCCCTCCATGCCGGCCCCGCTCTCCGTGGGCCGCAGGAGCCGCTCGCTGGACACCGAGAGCCTGGAGTCGGAGCTGGCCCGCTCGCCGGTGGCCCGGGGCGGTGGCCCCCAGCCGGGCCGGCCGCGGTGGCCGCGGGAGGGTGGCAGAAGGGACTCGGGGGGcgcgaggaggagcaggagcgaggAGGAGGGCGAGCTGGCGGCTCCCGACGGCGGCTCGAGCCGGCCGGGCTCGCGGCCCCTCCAGCCCGAGGCcgaggcggcggccggggggaTGAAGCACTGGGGCTTCGCTCCGGCCGCCGCCACGGAGAGGGCCTGGGAGCCACCGGAGCCCCCTGCGTCCCCTGGGCTGTTGTCCCTTTCCCGCGGCGTGGCCGGGGATCCCGCGTCcgggcagccccgggagccggagcccagccggcgCCCGCTCCGGCCCTGCCATTTGCCTCTGCGGGGCGAgggcgggcggccccgggagGCGGCCGGTCCCTGCCGGCCCCACGGAGAAGCCGGCGGCAAGAAGCCGCCCGGCTTGTTCCCCCTGGGAGCAGCGGAGCCCGAGCTGCCCCCCGGCTTCCGTTTCGCCTGCTCCCCGGAGAAGGGCGCCCCGTGCAAACCCGTGGGCATCGCCCAGggcatccctcagcatcccccgggcagcgcccgcgccGGAGGGAGCCCGGAGCGCTGCGGGGAGCCCCTGAAGGGCAGGGCCAGCCCCGGCCACGCGCTGCCCCTCGGCTGTCACGGCGCGGCCGGGAGCGTCACCCAGGGCGAATAGGGCGGGCGTGACGGGGGCTgcggagggcagggagggggacggTGGGCATTAGCCAGCGATTTGTGAGGGACCCGAATGTAGAGCCGGGCTGACGTCCCTGCGGATGCCGGGGCGGGTTCGCAGCCGCCGCCGGGATCCGTAGGTTGAGGTGAGGCACGTCCTGGTTTTCCGGCGCCGAGCGCGGGAACGGCCCCCCGGCGCCGctggcagctgctggaggaaTCGCTGGGAAGGGCCCCGTTTGGAGCTGGGCAGGTTTGGGGGTTCCcgcagggtgggagctgggggagcgaGCCTTGGGGAGACTTTGGGGAGAAACggggctttttcttcctcttctcggTGGAATGTTTTTGGTTCAGACTCACTTTGAATGTCGTCCATCTGGGTCTCCGTTTGGGGAGCCCGGGAGGAAGGCCACCGGCTATTTCCAGAGCGCGGACGGGAGGCCGCTCGGCTGGAAGGGGAATGTCGCagtaactttttaatttattattttcctttttcccttgccCCGAAGGAAAGCGGGAGCTTTTGTGTGCGTGCTGACAACGTATTCCAGGCGTAGTTTTAATTTGCTCCAAGGCGCCGCTCTCGGGGAGATGTGCTGTCGCCGGTGTCCCTTCCAGGAGCAAAGTGCGGGTCCCTTCTTTGTCGTGCTCCGTCCTCCCGGTGCGTGATTCCCGGCCGAAACCTTTCCCGTGCTTTGTCCCTCGCTCCTCGCCTCTCCCGGGCCGCGGGCACGAGGTCTTTGGAACAAGCTCAGTTTGCGTCGTGCCCGTGGCTGTGACGTTGCAGATGCTGTTGCTTTCTTCAAAAGgaagttttgttggtttggtgggtttttttaaattattgcgCAGTTGTTTTTATTGCGTAAATCCATAGGAGGAAAGTATTCTGTTAATTGGAATACGGGACGGAACGCAGCCTAAATTAGGCTTCCCAGCTTCTTCCTCCGGCCTGCCGAGGCTCGAGTAGACCCGTCTGTGTGTCCCTGGGCTTAAACCTTGAGTTGTCAGTATTTTCCTCCCGGTCCTGCCGCGGGGAGTTACCGCAGGAACCCGAGGTGCCACGTGTTTTCCCTCCGTGCCAGCGGAGAGGGTTTTGTGGGACAGACCCGTCTCCTGACGCTGCTCCGCGTCCCCCGGAGATGGAGaggagcgggcgggcggccggcgAAAGGTCCCCTCGGCTGCGAGGTCGCGAGCGCAGTCTCCCCTCGTTAGCCCGGCGCCTGAGCCTCTGCTAACGAGCCCTGCCTGGTCGGCCCCGGCTGCCCTCTTGCTGGGGCTGAGGAGAGGGTCAGGTCTCGGCACCGCACGTCTCGCCCACTCGCAAAACACACCCCACGGCAAACGCCGCGGGCGAGAGCGGAGCCGTTGTCACCGCTTGGCCTGGGCAGCAGCCCCGCCGTGGCTTTTTAGTCACTCTTTTGTTTTCTCGCGTCGCCAAAGGCGTCTGGCGGGTCTTGGGGGGCGTTTTGTTTGGCCGTGGGGCAGCCTTTGCCAAAGCCTCGGGGGGGGGTGGAAGCCTCTCGGTGCTGAGACGAATGTTCGGTTGGAAACGCGCGTCCCCAGGAATAATTCCTTTGGTTGCAGGGACGTCACGGGAAGGCTCGGTGCAAACAGCCCCTGGCCTCGGAAGGGTGAGAGCGATCCGGGGCAGGCTTGGGAATCTGGCTCGATACCAAAGCTTCCTCCTCTTAATTTGACGTGGACTAAATGAAGCAGATCTCTCTGGATGTAAAATGAGTTTTCTGAAGGCGTGTTTGGAGCCAATTTGCTGGATTCTTGGCGCGTCCCGCCCCGTTATcccaaagaaatacagaattttcaaTGGGCCGGCCCAGGCAGTAAATTGTCCCTGCCCTGGAGAGATTGGGTGTCGCTGCCGAACGCGCGGCTCTTCCTGAAATACCCGTCTGTCCCGGGAGGAACAggaacagagctgctgctcttgggCTGGATCGGCCCCTGGTCAGACACCGCCTGACCCGAGGGACTCAAACCGGGGGGTGGGAGCTGCGGCTTTTGCTGGGAAAGGGCTCCCGAACCAGCAATAAGTCCTAAAAGTCAGGACCAGCAGGTTGTCTCGCCGAGGTATTGGGGAAAACCTGCCCTCGAGGGACTGGAAACGTCCCTTCCAGGGCAGGTCTGGCCTCAAAGCGCTGAGTCCTGGTTGTTGGTTTGCGCCGAAACCGCCGCCGTCGGGGTCCGTCTCCCGAGTGAGTCTGTGTTGCCTTTTGGGGGCCTTgggctttttgttggtttgtttttatacaCATCAGAGCGCGGTcgattttctctatttttgtatAGTTTTGCCTTTTATATTCACGGGGAAATTCTTGTGGGCTCTTCTTTTACTCGTGTGCGTTGTCTTTCCGAGCGGTGCGGTTTTCCGTTCGGGTGGAGAAAAGGCGAttctcgctgctgccgccgctgcccgtGCGACGGAGGGACCCCCCCGGCTCCTCGCACCCCCCTCTGACGAGCTGTTCCCTTGTCCCCGGGGCCAGGGgacgcccggcccggccccacaCACGCTCTGTGCGCTCACCGCCGAGACCTCTCCGTGTTCATTCCGTGTCACACGCGTCGGCTCTCGTTTCTGTCTCGAAGCTTTGGATTTCACCTGAACGTGTGGACGTCGGTGATTTCACCCCAGAAGTGTTACCGACCCTTTTTTAAACTAGAGACCCGCAGATTTCAGCTGGGGCTCTCCCTTCCACCTGCTTAAATTATTTAATCCAAACCCGGGGCTTTTCTCAGCGCCCCGGGCAGGAGATGCCGTTGGCCGGAGCGTGGGGATGCTCTAGAAACCGGTGACAGGCGTCCTGTCCCCTCGGTGCTccccggccgggccgggagcTCGGCTCTCGCCCTTGGGCCGGCGGCATCGCCCGCCGCGGGGCTGAGGATGGCTCTTGAAAAGATCCTGGGGTCCCCACGGGATGAGCCGGGGCTTTCCGGGTCTAAtcctggcagctccatccccgTGTCACCCCCTCACCAGCACCGGGAAGGCTCCTTCCCGGAGTCCCGCTGCCTCGACTGTTGGGATCGGGAAGGCAAGGGGAGCTTCTGCTCCGGCAGGACCCGGCGCCGGTTCCCGTGGCTCTTGGTGCCTTTGCCTGTTGTTTGTCGGCGGGATGGGGAGCTGCGTTTGCGGGACTGCAGGCCTCGTGCCCCGGCGGAGTTTGTCCCCCTGCGCGGGCTGGAAGGGCTGAAATGAGGTCTCTGCAGACGGCCACGGCGAGGAGCCGAGCAGACAAGAAGAATGTCAAACGGGGACGTGCAAACGGTAAATTAAACGCTGGAAAGCGAAGAGATTCCAGCCAAAAGCagatcttttccctctctttccccccgcCAGTGCCAGCAGAGGCGGCCGTTGCCGCTGAGGCGTTTGGCTCCGCGTAGATTGTTGTGGCTTTTAAGGAAATAGCTCTTCACCTGATGGCGCTTTCTTGTCTTTCCCTTCATGGGATTTGCCCCCGTTgccggcgcggggccgggccggtcGCTGGGCGAACATTCCCGGGGCGCTGGGACCCGCGCCCCCTTTCCCgttccctctgccccttccccgggCGGCTCCTCCTCCCCAGCGGGGGCTGCGGCTCCTCTGCCCCTGTGGAGCCGGCCCAGGAGCTACTCTGGGCTCAAGGGATAAATTAAAATCTGGGAAAACCTCTCCcttctcaagaaaaacaaaactcattAGCCCTTGGCCCAGGTCGCCCCGTGCTTCCCCTCTGCCGTCCCAGGTGACCAATTTGGCTGaatttgggttgtggttttttttactttttctttctgttctcactGCTCCTCGTCCTTCAAACTTTTTCATGTATTGATTGTGTTTTCCAGTGAATGTTGCTTTCACTGAATTGTACTGAATAAACTTCAGGTTTTTAGAGAACACTggatttcccttctgctttgtgtttttcctgcttACTTTGTTCttgatttaatcttttttaattccGGGTTCTTGCCCAGCCCCccgaccccccctcaccccgtcCTCCCTCCGGCTGCTCCTCTCCAGGGCCGGGGGGAGCAGAACTGGGGGCTGTGATTTTTCAAGGTGATGCCCCCCCCGTCCCTGTGCCCGCTGTTCGTGGCCccaaaaaaaggtacaaaaagggaacaaaagacaGGTTGAAGggtgtttttattaaataaatagtgCTAAATCACATTTTGAAGAGCACGTGTCGCAGTCTGGCTGACCGGCTGCTGAATCGGTCCCGTGGTGGCCCCGGTGCCAGGGGGTGGTGGCCATTGGCCCCATCTGCTTTGGGCTCTGCCGGCTTTGGCTCTTTGGGCTTGTGGGGCGCTGGCCTGGGCTTCCCGGGGCTGGGCTCTGGGGGTGAGGGGCAGGGGTTGGGCCCCCCGTCGCTCCCATCCCTGTGGATAACCGGGATAACTGCATCCCAAGGACCGGCCGGGGGCGGGACCTCCTTCTGCAGGGGGCGGCGCGTCGCCTGGCAACGGGAGACGCCGCATTGTCCCTcgtccccccttcccccgccggTGGAACCGCGccgcggcgaggaggaggaggtcgggaggtggagagggagggcgaggaggaggaaggttgcCGACTCCCCACCCGTCCCggtccctccccggccccaggcAGAAAGGCCCCCGTCCTCCTCCGGTGGCTTCGGGCAGGGCAGCGGCCATGGCCGAGCCCCGGCTGTTGCAGCTGCTGGACGCGGCCATCGGGACGCCCGAGGCCGGAGCCGTCAACTTCACGGCGCTGTACAGCCTGCTGCGGGCCGTGCTGGAGCGCCTGTCCCGGCCGGAgggggagcaggctgcccaggcacCCCCTGGCCCGGagcaggagggggacagggccCGGGGCACGGGGCAGCAGCCCCGGGAGGCGGGGGAGGAACCGTCCGGGACGGACCCGCTGTCAGGAACCGCAAGCGGCGCCCAGCTCGCCTCCGTGGCCACCGACGTGGGGGAGATGAAGGAGAAGGTCAAAGAGAACGAGAGTGGCATCTCCAAGGTAGAAGCTCTCGCCGGTCCCCTGGGTGCTGCCCTGCCAGACGCCCCCTCCTCAGGGGTCTGTGCCGCCCTTGTGCTGCCCTTGGACCGAGGTCTGGTTTAAGCACCAGCTCACGGTGGCTCATGGGGCTTCAGTGTGGGAAAGGGATGGAGTTTTGGGGAGGAAGATCTGGGGCTGAAGTGCTGCTCCACTTACTCCGGGTCCTCCCCAGGCTGCCATCAGCGAGTCGTGGCGGGTCCCAGCCAGCCCCCAGTGCCTTTGGCTCTGCTGGCTGGAGTGCCAGCACCCCTGGGAGTCCAGCCCCAccaccctctccatccctccgtgTCCCGCTCCTGACCTATGGCCGGTACCGCACCCGCTCCTGGGGCAGCTGAGAGGTTCCATCAGTTCCTCATCTCCCACCGCAAATCCCCTCGGCTCAGCCAAGGGCTAAATCCAGCACTGGTGGGGACCAGAGAGGAGGTCTCATCCTGCACGGCACTGCCCAAGCATCCTCAATGGGCAGAAATAAGCTCGGATTCAAGGAAAGACCACAGCGGGGGTGAGGTTCTGGTCCCCAGGGACCCTCCCCTGGGGCTCACTCCACCACCCCCTCTCCCAGGCTCTGGATGAGATCGGTGGCATGAAGGCGACGCAGTCCCGCATGGGAGAGGACATCCAGGCGATGCAGGAGGCCCTTGGCTTggtgagctgctgctggtgcccccGGGAGGGAGCTGGGCCctcgccccctccctgcccttctccccgttgcacccccagcccctgccccgtgACCACTAGCCACCGATGTCACCCCTC
Proteins encoded:
- the LOC141465005 gene encoding APC membrane recruitment protein 1-like, which codes for MQPKGPAAMERGCPEEPARGGGQSVACGQREGSDRRREESGDQLPEGGDGSGAAAEPPQPQPPPGKLKKTALRLFGGKRSICTLPSFFGGRSKGQGKAASKKGLGKCRTHEGLSGAACDQGDGAPPENPWEGSGDSHPCPLPSSQSAPSAVAAGARLDSGRRDGSPPGGAEGCEKKPGGEKSSLPRAKKGLKGFLNSIRRHRKSKAAESEPAELPEWSGDAEEAGKAAGAGAESRGAARGRGPGPVPAAVPAPGDSGGDSSAATGTGCGEAARAGRPTAGDGSSEGDAAAAAPGERDVVDTKSEAEAVACAEFDPENLLLAFHPDLVDTDPPCLRSGDLLSLILGDVTSLKSFDSLTGCGDDIAEPDMAESSISVERSRDAAKRSSCLVTYQGGGEEMAVPEEAEEFLPQIWEGDGDGGYGAQVSSSSLETHASQEADGHPYAGDALDGVDLPTPQSERQESAPNSDEGYYDSTTPGPEDEGGEGLGELKKERLPRDSYSGDALYEFDALLSPSLGEESLFESKVSRPGIFSYFLDFCLPAERSLVQVLGEKRGLMETEEERLAAIQKELLYWELQREPLPKRRDVPSEEKRPREQPCLGCKSRAAGSGGKSASGLGSQPVGSPGPKRGVTGGLSGARAETPERRDFPGTACPENCYGSRKAQGGCLIPPGKSNAGLDSDAEGGPCGGSAQGGAAPGRAGPFPGYGLPEPERGGGAESGSGEPPVGSEPEPEQAVSFSQALVEFASSGTLFSSLSESLGSSGSGSSFTQNLPALPTMVTFDIVDVEREGEGECERHPELNGGEDITEALEEGYGRKESLADCEERLSPGSPAGSFPSGEWGVASLPRRLRLHGPSPSMPAPLSVGRRSRSLDTESLESELARSPVARGGGPQPGRPRWPREGGRRDSGGARRSRSEEEGELAAPDGGSSRPGSRPLQPEAEAAAGGMKHWGFAPAAATERAWEPPEPPASPGLLSLSRGVAGDPASGQPREPEPSRRPLRPCHLPLRGEGGRPREAAGPCRPHGEAGGKKPPGLFPLGAAEPELPPGFRFACSPEKGAPCKPVGIAQGIPQHPPGSARAGGSPERCGEPLKGRASPGHALPLGCHGAAGSVTQGE